Below is a genomic region from Rosa chinensis cultivar Old Blush chromosome 5, RchiOBHm-V2, whole genome shotgun sequence.
GAGACAATTTGAAGGCAGGTTGACACTTTAGGTTTTTGTGCAATGGATGCTAGCAGCACAAACATTCTGTTAGCCGACATTGTAGTCTCCATAATTAGACCTCTTGTGGGATGGTATAGCTTGCACAAACCATGCTTAATTAAAATGGCTAATCCCTTCTCCTAGAGTTGACCAACACTCAATAAATTGTTCCTCAACTCAGGTATATAATAAACTTCACTGAATACCTGAGTTATTCCACCAACTTGTAGCTTGATATTGCCTTTCCCCATCACAGCCATTCTTGAATTATTTCCAAGTTTTACTGAGTGCCTAAACTTCTCATTCAAATCCAAAAACCAACTCTTATTACCACTCATGTGGTTACTGCAGCCAGAGTCGAGAAACCATACCTCTTCTCTCTTTGAGTTGTGGAGTTCTACATATGACATTAGAAgcatctcctcctcctcatcaaaCTCTGCGTAGTTGGCCCCTTTTTCCCAGTCAAGACACTCATATTGAAGGTGTCCTAACTTATGACATTTGTAACACTCAATTGTAGCCTTATTGAAAGGTATTCTGCCTCTCCCTCGACCTCTTCCTCTGTAGCCACCACGAGTTCTTCCTCTCCCTCCaaacctctcttcttctcttcctccaacCCTTACTGCATTTGTGATCTTCAAGGCATGTTCATCCTCCCTATGACCTTGCATCCTTTGCTCATGTACGAGCAG
It encodes:
- the LOC112204028 gene encoding uncharacterized protein LOC112204028, translated to METILNKETAKSIWDSTRQKYQGSTKVKRAQLQALRREFEILQMQEGETVNEYFSRTLTIANKMKAHSERMEEIVIVEKILRSMTPKFDYVVCSIEESKNLTTMSIDELQSSLLVHEQRMQGHREDEHALKITNAVRVGGREEERFGGRGRTRGGYRGRGRGRGRIPFNKATIECYKCHKLGHLQYECLDWEKGANYAEFDEEEEMLLMSYVELHNSKREEVWFLDSGCSNHMSGNKSWFLDLNEKFRHSVKLGNNSRMAVMGKGNIKLQVGGITQVFSEVYYIPELRNNLLSVGQL